TGAAGAGGTCCTTGACCACCCGGCGCGCCTTGCTGGTCATGCGGTTGAGCCGATAGTGGCGGTACATGTGGACGAACAGGAATTCCTTCAGGCCCCGGTCGTGCGCCCGCATGCGATCCGAGAAGGCGGCCACCGGAGCCTTGAGCCGGCGAACGTCGTCCGGCGAGCGGGGCGAGGCATCCCGAAGGCGGCGGGCGGTTTCGGCCAGCAGGTCTTCCACCATCACCCCGATCATGCGCCGCACCGATTCGTGAATCAGGCGGGATTCGTCCAGATCGGGGTAGGCTTGGCGCACCTCGGCGAAGACCGGCCCCGCCAGCGGCACGTCCCGCAGGTCATCGACGGTGAACAGGCCGGCCCGCAGGCCGTCGTCGATGTCGTGGTTATTGTAGGCGATGTCGTCGGCCAGGGCGGCGATCTGCGCCTCGGGGCCGGCGTAGGTATGGATTTCCAGGTCGTGGATGGGCAGGTACTCGGCGATGGCGCGCGGCGGCGCGCCCTTCAGGGGACCGTTGTGCTTGACCACCCCTTCCAGGGCTTCCCAGGTCAGGTTGAGGCCGTCGAACTCGGCATAGCGGGCCTCCAGGCGGGTGACGACCCGTAGCGACTGGGCGTTGTGATCGAAGCCGCCGAAGGGTTCCATCATCTCCTTCAGGGCGTCCTCGCCCGCATGTCCGAAGGGAGGATGGCCCAGGTCATGGGCGAGCGCCAGGGCTTCCGCCAGATCCTCGTTGAGCCGGAGCGCCCGGCAGACCGAACGGGCGATCTGCGAGACCTCCAGGGAATGGGTGAGGCGGGTGCGGAAGAAATCGCCTTCGTGGTTGACGAAGACCTGGGTCTTGTATTCCAGGCGGCGGAAGGCGGCCGAATGAATGATGCGGTCGCGGTCGCGCTGGAAACAGGTGCGCGTGGCGCTCTCCGGTTCCGGATACAGCCGACCGCGGCTGTCCTCGGGCCGGCAGGCATGGGGGGCGAGGGGGCTGGTGTCGATCATGCCCGGAAGGTAGCCCCGCCGGACCGGGGAGGCAACGGGGATTGGGGAGCCCCGCAAGGCTCCCCGTGATATCCCGTCAATTGGCCATCATCCGGCTTCCCGCTTGGCGGTCCTGCACCGCGTGGCGGACGGAGCGCTGCAGCTTCTCGAAGGCGCGGACCTCGATCTGGCGCACCCGTTCGCGCGAGATGCCGTAGCGCTGGCTGAGCAGTTCCAGTGTCGCCGGATATTCCTTCAGCCGCCGTTCCTCCAGGATGCCGCGCTCGCGTTCCGACAGGCCCGCCATGGCGCCCTGCAGGAGATGGTGGCGGTCGTCGGTTTCCTGGCGTTCGGACAGGCGGGTCTCCTGGTCGGGGGTGTCGTCGACCAGCCAATCCTGCCATTCGCCCTCGCCGTCTTCCCGCACCGCCATGTTCAAGGAATGGTCCGGGCTGGACAGCCGGCCGTTCATGCTGCGGACCTCGGCCTCGTGGACCCCCAGGCGCCGGGCGATCTCCTTGATTACTTCGGGCGACAGGTCGCCGTCTTCGATGGCCCGCATCTGGCCCTTCAGGCGCCGCAGATTGAAGAACAGCTTCTTCTGGGCGGCGGTGGTTCCCATCTTCACCAACGACCAGGAGTGCAGGATGTATTCCTGGATCGCCGCGCGGATCCACCACATGGCGTAGGTGGCCAGGCGGAAGCCCCGGTCGGGGTCGAAGCGGCGTACCGCCTGCATGATCCCGACATTGCCTTCCGAGATCAACTCGCCCACCGGCAGGCCGTAGCCGCGATAGCCCATGGCGATCTTGGCGACCAGGCGCAGATGACTGGTGACCAAGCGGTGGGCGGCGGCCTCGTCGCCGTTCTCGCGCCAACGACGCGCCAGATCCAGTTCCTCCTCAGGCTCGAGCATCGGAAATTTCCGAATGGCCTGGAGGTAGCGGGTCAGGTTGTTCTCGGGGGAAAGATCGAGATGGAAAGCCATGGCCGACATGACACGCACCCTCGCCTGAATTGCCAAGTCCTACGCGCGATCCCGTCTGAGACGATGGCACGGGATCACTCAGGACAGAGACATCATATCCGACTGTGGCGCTCAAGTATAGTGGCACCTAAAGTACTTCTAAAACACCTATTAACATAATGATATCACGTGGTAAAATGCTTTCAAACCTCAGGACTTTTTGGGTTTTTGGGTGCTCAAATCCAATCACAAGGGCGTGAAGAGCCTGACGCTTGAAATCGGCGACGATCCTACCGGTTTCCGGGAGCAGAGCTTTCAGTTTCTGGCGGCTATTGCCCCCATAGAGGGGATCGCCGATCACCGGATGGCCCAGGCTCGCCATATGAACCCTGATCTGGTGGGTACGCCCCGTCGCCAGCCGGCATTCCACCAGGGAGGCCGTGTCGCCGAAGGTCCTGAGCACCCGGTAGCGGGTGAGCGCCGGCTTGCCGCCCTTCGCCACCACGGCCATCTTCTTGCGGTTGCGGGGGCTGCGGCCGATGTTGCCGGCGATCTCGCCCTGGCGGGGCGACGGTACGCCCCAGACGACGGCGTGATAGACCCGCTCCAGGCTATGGACGGCAAACTGGGCGGCCAGGCCGCGGTGGGCCTGTTCGGTCTTGGCGACCACCATCAGGCCGCTGGTGTCCTTGTCGAGGCGATGGACGATGCCCGGCCGCTCCACGCCGCCGATACCCTTCAGGCTCTCGCCGCAATGGGCAAGCAAGGCGTTTACCAGGGTCTGGTCGGGATTGCCGGGAGCGGGGTGGACGACCAGACCGGCCGGCTTGTCGAGCACGATCAGTTCGTCGTCCTCGTAGACGATGGCCAGGTCCATGGCCTGGGCGGGCAGCCCGGCGGGCGTCGGCGCGGGAACCCGGATGCGGAAGCTCTGGGCCTCCTGGACGCGGTAGTCGGGATCGCGCAAGGCCACCCCCTGGCCGCAGCTGCAGCCGCCGAAGGTCACCCGGCCATCGAGGATGAGGGCCTTCAAGCGGGTGCGCGACAACTCGGGCAGGGCATCGGCCAAAAGCTTGTCCAGACGCCAGCCGGCCTTGTCGTCAGGCACCGCGACGGTATATGTGGGAGTGGAATCGTCGGTCATATCGGGTGAACCATGCAGGGATTGAAGGCCATCGTCGTCGGTTTGGGCATCGCCATCGTGCTGAGCATGGGAGCGCTCGCCTACGGACTTTACTACAAGTCCCAACATCCCGACTTCAAACTCTTCGCATCGTCGCCGACGGCGGAACGGCCGCACGAGGCGGACGGGCCTCCGGCTGCCCCGGCAGACGGCGCCCTGCCCTTCGGCGCCCTGCTCGCCCCCTTGCCGGCCGGTTGCGGCTTGGCCGAGATGCGGCCCCAGGGCGGCCGGCTCTACCTGCGCGGCGATTGCGGCGTGGTGGCGGTGGTGGACGTGGCGGCGGGCCGGCTGCTGGGTACCGTCGACACCCGGGCGAAATGATCGCCCTGCCGGCTTCCGTCCTGGCGGCCATCCGGGCCCAGGCCGAGGCGGCCTATCCTGAGGAATGCTGCGGCCTGCTGGTGGGAAGCGTCGAGGCGAACGGCCGGGTGGCGGTGGTCCGCCACGTGCCCAGCCCGAATCTGGCCGAAGGCGACCGGCGCCGTTCGTTCGAGGTTTCTCCGCAAGTCCGCTTCGATTTGATGCGGTCGCTGCGGGCGACCGGAGAAGCCTTGGTCGGCCATTACCATTCCCATCCCGACGGGCCGGCGGCACCGTCGGCGGCCGACCGCGTCATGGTCTGGGAACCGGAACTGGTCTGGCTGGTGGTGGCGGTGCGAGATGGCAAGGCGGGCATCCCGCAGGCCTATCGGCCCGACGCGAGCGAGGGATTCCGCCGCCTGGAACTGAAAACCGGCATTTAGGGTCGGGGCCCGGCTGGCAGGCCTACCGCCGTTTCCGCCGTTCCTCGACGATGGAATAGAGGGTACGTTCGGGGTTCTTCTTGCACTCCTCCTCGACCGTCTCGCCGACCAGTTCGACCCAGCTGTCGCTGTATTTGGCCTCGCCCTTGCGGCCGCTCAGGTAGCCGTCGATCCAGTAGACCAGCCACATGGTTTCCTCGATGCTCGGACGCTCGCCGCAGGTGATCTTGGTGACGTCCTGTTTTTCCGCCGCCTCAAGGGCAGTGGCCGCCAGCAGGCCGACGAGGATCAGGATGGCGCGCATGGGAACCCCCCTTGGAAATCGTGACGCCGCATTCTATGTCCCCCGGCCTAATGCGCAAGCCGCCTTGACGGGCGAAGAGCGAAGGGGCACCCTTCCCGTCATGAGCGAGAGCCGGGGGCCGGAACTGTCGGATTCGATCAAGCTGGACTGGCTGCGGCTGATCCGTAGCGAGAACGTCGGTCCGGTGACCTTTTTCCGGTTGCTCGAGCGCTTCGGCACGGCGGCGGCAGCCCTCAAGGCCCTGCCCGAACTGGCCCGGCGCGGCGGGCGCGCCGAACGCATCAAGGTCTGCAGCCCCGCCGACGCGAAAAAGGAATTCGAGGCCCTGATCGGGCTCGGTGGATGCTGGGTGGCGGCAGGAGAACAGGACTACCCGCCCCTGCTGGCCCAAGTCGAGGACCCGCCGCCCCTGCTGGCGGTGTTGGGTCATCCTCACCTATTGCGCAAGCGCGCGGTAGCGGTGGTGGGGTCGCGCAATGCCTCCCTGAACGGCTGCCGGCTGGCCCAGAGGATCGCCGCCGACCTTGGGCAGGGCGGGCTTCTCGTGGTCTCGGGCCTGGCGCGCGGCATCGACGCCGCCGCCCACGAAGGTGCCCTGGCGACGGGAACCGTGGGCGTAGTCGGCGGCGGAGTCGACGTGGTCTATCCCAAGGAGAACGCCAAGCTTTACGAACGCCTGGTCGCCGAAGGCGCCATCGTCGCCGAGGCCCCGGTCGGCACCCAGCCGTTGGCCAGCCACTTCCCGCGCCGCAACCGCATCATTTCCGGTATGGCGCGGGGTGTAGTGGTGGTGGAAGCCGGCAAGCGGTCGGGGTCCCTGATAACCGCCCGCATGGCCGGCGAACAGGGACGCGAGGTCTTCGCCGTGCCCGGCTCGCCGCTCGATCCGCGTAGCGCCGGAACCAACGACTTGATCCGCCAGGGCGCCGTGCTGACCGAATCCGCGGAAGACGTTCTGGCCGCCCTGAAGCCCTTGATGGCGACCCCGCTGAAGGAACGTAAGCGTATGGAGGTACGGGACCTTTTCGCCAAACCGCCGGCGGAGGCCGAAGTCGAATCGGCCCGCCGCCGAATCGAGTCCCTGTTGAATACGACCGCCATCGAGGTTGACGAAATCGTCGCCGCCTGCCAATTACCGGTGGCGGTGGTGCTGTCGGCGCTCCTCGAGTTGGAACTCGCGGGTCGTCTGGAGCGCCATCCCGGCAACCGGGTTTCAATCCTGCGCTCAGCCTGAACGGATTCCATGGACGTCGTCGTCGTCGAGTCGCCCGCCAAGGCGAAGACCATCAACAAGTATCTCGGTTCCGGCTTCACGGTGCTGGCGAGCTACGGCCATATCCGCGACCTGCCGTCCAAGGACGGCTCCGTGCGGCCCGACGAGGGCTTCGCCATGGACTGGGAGGTCGACGCCAAGGCCAAGAAACATATCGACGCCATCGCCCAGGCGGTGAAGGGGGCGGGCCGGCTGTTCCTCGCCACCGACCCCGACCGGGAAGGCGAGGCCATCTCCTGGCACGTGCGCGAGGTGCTGGCGCAGAAGAAGGCCTTGGGCGGCGTCGAGGTCAAGCGGGTGGTGTTCAACGAGATCACCAAGACCGCCATCCAGCATGCCTTCACCCAGCCGCGCGAGTTGGACACCCCTTTGGTGGAAGCCTATCTGGCCCGCCGGGCGCTGGACTACCTGGTCGGCTTCACGCTGTCGCCGGTGCTATGGCGCAAGCTGCCGGGCTCGCGGTCGGCCGGGCGGGTGCAGTCGGTGGCGTTGCGCCTGATCTGCGAGCGCGAGGCCGAGATCGAGGCCTTCAAGGCGCAGGAATACTGGACCGTCGCCGCCGACTTCGCCACCAAGGGCGGGGCGCGGTTGACCGCGCAACTGGTGGGGCTGAACGGCGAGAAGCTGGACAAGATGGCCCTGGGATCGCAAGCCCAAGCCATCGCCGCGGTCAAGGCCATCGAGGCGCGCGTCTTTTCGGTCGCCGCCATCGACCGCCGCAAGGCCAAGCGCCATCCGGCGCCGCCCTTCACCACCTCGACCCTGCAGCAGGAAGCGGCGCGCAAGCTGCGCTTTTCCGCCCGCCGGACCATGGACGTGGCGCAGAAGCTTTACGAGGGCGTCACCATCGGCGGCGAGACGGTAGGGCTCATCACCTACATGCGTACCGACGGCGTGCAGATGGCCGATGAGGCCATCCGGGCGGCCCGCGACCTGATCGGCCGCGACTTCGGCGCCCCCTATCTGCCGGCGGCGCCCCGCATCTACAAGACCAAGGCCAAGAACGCCCAGGAGGCCCACGAGGCCATCCGCCCCACCGACCTGATGCGCCGTCCCGACAGTCTGCAAAACTACCTGAGCGAGGAACAGCTCAAGCTCTACAGCCTGATCTGGAAGCGCACCGTGGCCAGCCAGATGGAATCGGCGATCCTCGACCAGGTGTCGGTGGACGTGGCTTCCGGCGACCGGGGCGCCTTGCTGCGCGCCACCGGCTCCGTGGTGGCCTTCGACGGCTATTTCCGGCTTTACCAGGAAGGCCGTGACGACGATGAGAGCGGGGATGAGGACAAGCTGCTGCCCGACCTCAAGGAAGGCGAGGCCCTGGACCGCCTGGGCATCCGCCCGGAACAGCATTTCACCCAGCCGCCGCCGCGCTTTTCCGAAGCCAGCTTGGTGAAGCGCCTGGAAGAACTGGGCATCGGCCGGCCGTCCACCTACGCCTCGATCATTTCCGTGCTGCAGGACCGCGACTACGTGCGCCTGGACAAGCAGCGCTTCATTCCCGAGGACCGGGGGCGCCTGGTCACCGCCTTCCTGACCAGCTTCTTCGGCCGCTACGTGGAATACGATTTCACCGCCCATCTGGAAGAGGAACTGGACGACATCTCCGGCGGGCGCATGGACTGGAAGGCGGTGCTCACCGAATTCTGGGCCATCTTCGCCAAGGCGGTGGAAGATACCCGCGAACTGCGCACCCGCGACGTGCTGGACGCGCTCGACCGGCTGCTGGGGCCGCACTTCTTCCACGAAGGCGAGGACGGAAGGGACCCGCGCGTCTGCCCGACCTGCGGCGGCGGAAGGCTCAGCTTGAAGCTTGGCAAGTACGGGGCCTTCATCGGCTGTTCCAACTATCCCGACTGCCGCTTCACCCGCCGCCTGGTGGTGGAAAAGGGCGAGACCGGCGAGGCGGGGGCCGACGGGGCTGGCGAAACGCCGGTCGAAGATGCCACCCGGGTGCTCGGCACCGACCCCGAGAGCGGCCTCGAAGTCACGGTCCGCAAGGGCCCCTACGGCCCCTATGTCCAGTTGGGGGAGGCCAAGCGCGCTCCCAAGGCCAAGGGCAAGAAGAAGGCGGAAGACACCAAGCCCAAGCGGGCCTCGCTGCCCAAGGGCATGGCGCCGGAAGCGATCGACCTGGAACGCGCCCTGGCCCTGCTGGCCCTGCCGCGCGACCTGGGCAAGCATCCGGAGGACGGCCAGACCATCAGCGCCGGCATCGGCCGCTTCGGCCCCTACATCCGCCACGGCCGCGTCTACGTGTCGCTGAAGGAACCGGACGACGTGCTGAGCATCGGCATGAACCGGGCCGTCGACCTGCTGGCCGGCGCCGGCCGGAAGAAGGAAGCCAAGGAACTGGGCAAGCATCCGGAAGACGGTGCCCCGGTCACCCTGCACGACGGCCGCTTCGGGCCTTACGTGCAGCACGGCAGCCTGCGTGCCACCCTGCCCAAGGGCACGGCGCCGGAATCCCTGTCTCTGGACGCCGCCCTCCCCATCCTGGCCGCCAAGGCCGCCAAGGGCCCCTCCACCGGCCGCCGCTTCTTCCGCAAGGGGGGAAAGGCGAAGGGGTAGTAGCCACTCCCGCTATAGGCCACAACCATGGCCCAAGCTGGCGGGCGGCGGCCTCGGTCTCCTGGGCGAAGGCGGTGCAGATGTCGATGGCGTCCAGCCAGACGAAGGGCCAGTCGCCCTCCAGGGGGCGGTTCAGGAACCCGATCATCTCGCGCAGCAGGTCCGCATCGGAGGCCTTTTCAACCAGCGCCTTCAGGGCGATGCCGTCGTCGGTCAGGTTGCCGTGTCGCAACTCCAACCTACCGGAGACGCGCGGGTATGCAACGTGATCGGAGGCCGCTCTAACCGTCAGGTGCCGGAACGGTTTCAAACCCCGCCACGCTGTAAGACGTTCGCCGACTTCCGCCAGGGTTGCGAACCAGAAGTCCTCGCGCCAGCAGATCGTTGATGTCGCGGTTGGCCGTGTCGACCGAGCACTTGCCGAGCGCTGCCCATTTGCGCGCCGTCAGGTTTCCCTCGAAACCGTCCATGAAGCGGTTGAGGATGGTCTTCTGGCGAGCCGTGAGAGATTCCTCCGCGAAGCGTTGCCATAACTCGGCCTTGTGCAGCACGGAACGGCTATTCTTTTCCGCCGCATCGATGGCCTCTCCGAAGCAGTCCACGAACCAGGAAAGCCAGGATGATATCTCGAGGCTTCCCTTCTGGGTCCGCTCCAGGACTTCGTAGTAGCGATTGCGCATCGATTGAATCCGAGCCGAGACGCTGTAGAAGCGTTGGCCGGTGCCCTCCATCTGGGCCAACGCCAGATCGGCGATGGCCCGCGCGATGCGGCCGTTGCCATCCTCGAAGGGATGAATGGTGACGAACCACAGATGAGCGATCCCGCTGCGCAAAAGTCCGTCCATCGGCGGGGGCTCGTTGAACCAAGCGAGAAAGCGCTTCATCTCGGTTTTAAGCCGCTTCGCCGGCGGCGCCTCGTAATGCACTTTCTGGCGACCCAGGGGACCGGACACCACTTGCATGGGACCATCCCTGTCGTTGCGCCAGTCACCAACGATAATCTTGCGCAAGCCCGAGCAGCCGGTGGGAAACAAGGCGGCATGCCATGCGAACAGGCGTTCCGCCGTCAACGGGTTGGCATGGTTGTGCATGGCATCCAGCATCATCTCGACCACACCATCGACCTTGCGGTCGGGTGGAGCGAGGCCCGCATCGGGCAAGCCGAGACGGCGCGCCACCGAGGAACGGACGCTGGCAGGGTCCAGTTTCTCGCCTTCGATCTCGGATGTCCGGATCACGTCCTCGACGGTCGCCCGGAATGAAGCCTCGCGCTGAAGGTCGAAACCGAGCTGCCGCATCCGGCCCAGTAGTCGACCCTGCTTGTGGCGGGCCTCGGCCAGCGGGGTCAACAGAGAATCGGCGTCCCAACGGAAGCGTGGCCAGTCGTCGTCCTGCCAGATGGACATGGAAGTTCTCCGCACGCAATGCGGTGAATTTAGTCCACTTCGCCGCAGCCGACAACCATTTTCTCCGCACGAATTGCGGCGAGATGGGCGGGCTTCGCCCCAAGCACGCTGGCCAGAGCGCTCGACCTGGGGGGATGTGGGATGGGGATACCCGCTTCGTCAGAAATACGTGGACTGCACCCCATCGCTGAGACAGCGGAAATCGGGACAGTTGTTGTCGGCCCGCCGCGCCGGTAGCCTATCGAACCAGCAGCACCGAGCAGTCCATGCGGGCCAGCAAATCCCCCGTCGCCTGGCCGGCCAGGAAGGGCAGGCCGGCTTCCAGCACCAACAGCGAGACATGGCGCCGCCGCGCCTCGCGGAACAGGTCCTCCAGCCCGGCATGGGGCATTTGTAGATAGGCGGGATGAAGGGCGCGTCCGGCCAGCCGTTCGGAGATATCCTCCTGCCAGACGGCGGCCAGGGCGAGACTGCGGGTGAGGAACACCACCTCCAGGTCGCCGCTTTCCTCGCCGGCTATCGCCAGAGCGATGGCGAGCGCCTTGTCGGCCTCGTCCGAGCCGTCGTAGGCCACCAGGACCGGTCCGCCCAAGGGCGCGCCCTGGCGCAACAGCAGGACCGGCCGACCGGCCGCCTCGGCGATATCGCGGGCGGCGGCGCTGGGTTGGGTTCGCCGCCCGCCCGCCGCCGCGCGCAGCAGAAGGTCGCCGCAGGCCCAGTCCACCACCACCAGGTCGGCTCCTTCGGAGGAGGCCAGGACCTCGGCGGTCAGGCGGCCGCGGCGGATCTCGAAGGATGTCTTGACCCGATGGCGTTCCGCCGCGCCTTCCAGCGCCGAGCGGGTGGTGGCGGCCTGCACCTTGAGGGCCCGGCGCAAGATGTCTTCGTCCAGAAGTTGGCGCCCGCCGGACAGCCGGCTCACCGACCCGGCCACCGGATGGCCGGCCAAGCGCAGCAAATCGCTGTCCTCGACGAACAGGGCGGCCAGTTCGGCCTCCAGGCGTCCGGCCAGCAGGGCCACGGCGTCCAGGGCGCCCAGGTTCTCGAAGGCAGGGTCGAAGACCACCAGGAAGCGCCGAAAGCGCGGCCCGTCCTCCCGATCCCGTCCCAGTCCGGGTGTCATGACGAGCGCTGGCCGTTGCCGTTCGCGGACTGCTGGCGCCCGCCACCCGCCTCCGAGGCCAGTTGCCGGGCTTTGCGGGTGAAGGCGGCCAAGCCGCCGGCGACCGCCCGGTTGACCGAGCCGATGGGATACTCGCCCTTGTCGTCGGGGGCGCCGGCCGGCAGGCCCGTGAGGATCTCGATGCCCTGGTCTACGGTTTCCACGGCGAAAAGGTGGAACTTGTCGGCGCGGACCGCATCGACTACGTCCTTCTTGAGCATCAGGTGCTTGACGTTGGCGGCGGGAATCAGCACGCCCTGGTCTCCGGTCAGGCCACGTGCCCGGCAGAGATCGAAGAATCCTTCCACCTTCTCATTGACGCCGCCGATGACCTGGACGCGGCCGTTCTGGTCGACAGAACCGGTGACGGCGAAGTTCTGTTTGATGGGAACTCCCGAGATAGCCGACAGAAGGGCGTAGAGTTCGGCCGACGACGCGCTGTCCCCGTCGATACCGCCGTAGGATTGCTCGAAAACCAGGCTAGCCGACAGCGATAGGGGCAACTCGCGGGCGTAGCGTGTCGAGAGGTAGGACGTGAGGATCAGCACGCCCTTGGTATGCAGAGGCCCGCCCAAGGCAACCTCGCGTTCGATGTCAAGAAGGTCTCCTCGCCCGATGCGCACCCGGCAACTGATGCGGGTCGGCTTGCCGAAGGAATAGCTGTCCAGCATCAGGACGGCCAGGCCATTGATCTCGCCAACCTTCTCGCCCTGAGTCTCGACCACCAGGGTGCCGCGGAGAATTTCCTCCTGCAGGCGCTCGCGGATGCGGTCGGAACGGTAGATCCAGGCGTCGATGGCCTGCTGCACGTGGGCCGCCTCGACCGTCTTGGCGCCTGCCTGGCCGGCCCAGAAGTCGGCCTCGCGCACCAAGTCGGCCACCGAAGCCATGTGGGTGGTCAGCTTTTCCGCGTCTTCGGCCAGGCGCGAGCCCTGTTCCACCACCCTGGCCACGGCGCCCCGGTCCAGCGGACGCAGGCCTTCCTTGGCGGCGATGGCGGCGATCAGGCTGGCGTACTGGAGGGCCGCTTCGGGACTGCGGTCCATCCGGGTATCGAAATCGGCCGCCACCTTGAACAGTTCGCCGAAGTCGGGGTCGTAGTGTCCGAGCAGGTAATAGAGCATGGGATCGCCCAGCAGGACGACCTTGACCTCCAGGGGGATGGGCTCGGGCTCCAAGGTCTGGGTGCTGGTCCAGCCGAGGGATTCGGCCGCCGATTCGATGCGCACCCGCCTGGACTGCAGGGCCCTCTTCAGGCTTTCGTAGGCAAACGGCTGCGCCAGCAGCTTGCGCACATCCAGGATCAGGTAGCCGCCGTTGGCCCGGTGCAGGGCGCCGGCCTTGATGAGGTTGAAGTCGGTGACCAGGGTGCCGAACTGGCTCAGGTGCTCGATGCGCCCCACCAGGTTGGGCTGGGTCGGATGGTCCTCCTCGACGATGGGGGCGCCTTGGGTGGCGCCGTTGTCCACCATCAGATTGACCTGATAGCGCCTGAGCGGGCCCGAACCGGCCAGGCCCGGCCGTTCCGGCCCGAAGACCGAAGGCTTGCCGTCCTTCTCCTGGGGCAGGAAGTCTCCCACATTGTCCACCACGTCGCGGCGGACCGCCTCCAGGTATTCCAGGACCTCCGGCACGTCTTCCCAGCGCTTCTTCAATTCGTCGATCAGATGGTCGACGGCAAAGGCCGTGACCTCGCGCACCAGGGCGCGGATCTGTTCGCGCTGTTCCTTTTCCCATTTCGGGGCCTCGGCCAGCATGCCTTCCAGTTCGGTCTGCAATCCTTCCAGGGCTGCCTTGCGTGCCGCCTTTTCCTTGTCGGGCAGTTCCTCGAATTCCTGGGGATTGAGGATTTCCCCGTCGCGCACCGGCGCCAGGGCCAGTCCGACGGGGGTGCGGATCAGGGCGACGTTCTGATCCTCGGCCCGCTGGCGGATGGCGCGCAGCCGGTCTTCGTGATTTTCCTTGAACTTTTCTTCGACCACGCCCTTGCGATTGCGGAATTCGTCGCTTTCGAAGGTGGCGGGAATGGCGGCGCCCAGGTCGTCGACCAGGCGGTCCATGTCCTCGCGCAAGGGCCGGCCACGACCGGACGGCAGCTTGAGAGCCAGGGGCTTATGCGAATCCTTGAAGTTGTTGACGTAGCACCAGTCGCCGGGGGCCGCGCGGGCCGCCGCCTCCTTGACCAGCGTGCGGCGCACCAGGCTGGCCTTGCCCAGGCCTTCCGGCCCGAGGGCGTAGAGGTTGAACCCGTCGTGGCGCATGCCGACGGCGAAGCGCACCGCCTGCACCGCCCGGTCCTGGCCGACCATTTCCTCCAAGGGTTTCAGGTCGGCGGTGGTCGCGAAGTCGAACAGCGCCGGGTCGCAGGGCGTGTAGAGCTTCTCGGCGGGCAAGGCGGCGGCGGACTTCTTCTTCATGCCTGTTCCTCGATGCGCTCCATGTCCTCGTCGCTGAAGCCGAAGTGGTGGCCGATCTCGTGGATCAGCACGTGGCGCACCAGGCGGGTCAGGTCCTCGCCGGTCTCGCACCAGTAATCCAGTACCGGGCGGCGGTAGAGAAAGATCATGTCCGGCTGGGTCGGCACGTCGCCGATGCTCTTGCGGTCGAGCGACTGGCCCTGATAGAGCCCCAGGATGTCGAAGGGACTTTCC
The sequence above is a segment of the Magnetospirillum sp. WYHS-4 genome. Coding sequences within it:
- a CDS encoding deoxyguanosinetriphosphate triphosphohydrolase; this encodes MIDTSPLAPHACRPEDSRGRLYPEPESATRTCFQRDRDRIIHSAAFRRLEYKTQVFVNHEGDFFRTRLTHSLEVSQIARSVCRALRLNEDLAEALALAHDLGHPPFGHAGEDALKEMMEPFGGFDHNAQSLRVVTRLEARYAEFDGLNLTWEALEGVVKHNGPLKGAPPRAIAEYLPIHDLEIHTYAGPEAQIAALADDIAYNNHDIDDGLRAGLFTVDDLRDVPLAGPVFAEVRQAYPDLDESRLIHESVRRMIGVMVEDLLAETARRLRDASPRSPDDVRRLKAPVAAFSDRMRAHDRGLKEFLFVHMYRHYRLNRMTSKARRVVKDLFKLLLDEPQCLPTEWRLQAKGPGDTATAQLVADYLAGMTDRYALDEHRQLFDLQARIS
- a CDS encoding M67 family metallopeptidase — translated: MIALPASVLAAIRAQAEAAYPEECCGLLVGSVEANGRVAVVRHVPSPNLAEGDRRRSFEVSPQVRFDLMRSLRATGEALVGHYHSHPDGPAAPSAADRVMVWEPELVWLVVAVRDGKAGIPQAYRPDASEGFRRLELKTGI
- the dprA gene encoding DNA-processing protein DprA, which translates into the protein MSESRGPELSDSIKLDWLRLIRSENVGPVTFFRLLERFGTAAAALKALPELARRGGRAERIKVCSPADAKKEFEALIGLGGCWVAAGEQDYPPLLAQVEDPPPLLAVLGHPHLLRKRAVAVVGSRNASLNGCRLAQRIAADLGQGGLLVVSGLARGIDAAAHEGALATGTVGVVGGGVDVVYPKENAKLYERLVAEGAIVAEAPVGTQPLASHFPRRNRIISGMARGVVVVEAGKRSGSLITARMAGEQGREVFAVPGSPLDPRSAGTNDLIRQGAVLTESAEDVLAALKPLMATPLKERKRMEVRDLFAKPPAEAEVESARRRIESLLNTTAIEVDEIVAACQLPVAVVLSALLELELAGRLERHPGNRVSILRSA
- the rpoH gene encoding RNA polymerase sigma factor RpoH, translated to MSAMAFHLDLSPENNLTRYLQAIRKFPMLEPEEELDLARRWRENGDEAAAHRLVTSHLRLVAKIAMGYRGYGLPVGELISEGNVGIMQAVRRFDPDRGFRLATYAMWWIRAAIQEYILHSWSLVKMGTTAAQKKLFFNLRRLKGQMRAIEDGDLSPEVIKEIARRLGVHEAEVRSMNGRLSSPDHSLNMAVREDGEGEWQDWLVDDTPDQETRLSERQETDDRHHLLQGAMAGLSERERGILEERRLKEYPATLELLSQRYGISRERVRQIEVRAFEKLQRSVRHAVQDRQAGSRMMAN
- a CDS encoding HdeA family protein, giving the protein MRAILILVGLLAATALEAAEKQDVTKITCGERPSIEETMWLVYWIDGYLSGRKGEAKYSDSWVELVGETVEEECKKNPERTLYSIVEERRKRR
- a CDS encoding RluA family pseudouridine synthase; translation: MTDDSTPTYTVAVPDDKAGWRLDKLLADALPELSRTRLKALILDGRVTFGGCSCGQGVALRDPDYRVQEAQSFRIRVPAPTPAGLPAQAMDLAIVYEDDELIVLDKPAGLVVHPAPGNPDQTLVNALLAHCGESLKGIGGVERPGIVHRLDKDTSGLMVVAKTEQAHRGLAAQFAVHSLERVYHAVVWGVPSPRQGEIAGNIGRSPRNRKKMAVVAKGGKPALTRYRVLRTFGDTASLVECRLATGRTHQIRVHMASLGHPVIGDPLYGGNSRQKLKALLPETGRIVADFKRQALHALVIGFEHPKTQKVLRFESILPRDIIMLIGVLEVL